A region from the Bacteroidota bacterium genome encodes:
- a CDS encoding competence/damage-inducible protein A, giving the protein MFAEIITIGDEILIGQVIDTNSAWIAAELNLIGFRVKQITSVSDEKDHILESLENAQKRADLILITGGLGPTRDDKTKLALCEYFKTRLIFNEQAYKNIERIFTSRNIEITSENRKQAELPEACTPLRNLEGTAFGMLFEKNGKMIFSLPGVPYEMKYLLTNEVLPRVIKKFKAPFVIHKTILTQGVSESVLAQAIEKWELNLPEHVKLAYLPSPGSVRLRLSSVGDNEIVLKETIKNYSNQLTQLIPEWICGYNGETLQEIVGNLLTESKKTVSTAESCSGGYISHLITSISGSSNYFIGSIVAYSNQVKINELGIENETINQNGAVSREVAEEMAIACKIKFNSDYAIAVTGIAGPLGGTAEKPVGTVWIAISSPKNTISMKFLFGENRERNILKTSLTALNMLRKEIVKENNLIDL; this is encoded by the coding sequence ATCCTAATAGGACAGGTAATAGATACCAATTCGGCCTGGATTGCAGCTGAATTAAATTTAATCGGGTTTAGGGTTAAACAAATAACTTCTGTTTCTGATGAGAAGGATCATATTCTTGAATCACTTGAAAATGCTCAAAAAAGAGCTGATTTAATTCTTATTACAGGAGGGTTAGGACCAACACGTGATGATAAAACAAAACTTGCACTTTGTGAATATTTCAAAACCAGGTTAATTTTTAATGAACAGGCCTATAAAAATATTGAACGGATTTTCACTTCCAGAAATATTGAAATTACTTCAGAAAACAGAAAACAAGCAGAACTTCCCGAAGCCTGCACACCTTTAAGGAACCTCGAGGGAACTGCTTTCGGTATGTTATTCGAAAAGAATGGTAAAATGATTTTTTCGCTTCCGGGAGTGCCTTATGAAATGAAATATTTACTCACAAATGAAGTGCTTCCAAGGGTAATAAAAAAATTCAAAGCTCCATTTGTAATTCATAAAACCATATTAACACAGGGAGTAAGTGAATCAGTTCTTGCACAAGCAATTGAAAAATGGGAGCTTAATTTGCCAGAACATGTAAAACTGGCTTATTTGCCATCCCCGGGTAGTGTGCGTTTAAGACTTTCATCTGTGGGTGATAATGAAATTGTTCTTAAAGAAACGATAAAAAATTATTCGAATCAGCTTACCCAATTAATACCCGAATGGATTTGTGGCTATAATGGAGAAACCCTGCAGGAAATTGTTGGAAATTTATTAACTGAAAGTAAAAAAACAGTATCAACTGCGGAAAGCTGTAGTGGAGGATATATTTCACATCTTATAACCTCTATTTCAGGAAGCTCAAATTATTTCATTGGATCTATTGTTGCATATTCAAATCAGGTTAAAATTAATGAACTTGGCATTGAAAATGAAACAATCAATCAAAATGGAGCAGTGAGCAGGGAAGTGGCCGAAGAAATGGCTATTGCATGCAAAATTAAATTCAATTCTGATTATGCCATTGCTGTTACCGGAATAGCCGGCCCCTTAGGAGGCACTGCTGAAAAGCCTGTTGGTACGGTGTGGATTGCAATTTCTTCTCCCAAAAATACAATAAGCATGAAATTTCTTTTTGGGGAAAACAGGGAGAGAAACATTTTGAAAACTTCACTTACAGCATTGAATATGCTGAGAAAGGAAATTGTAAAGGAAAATAACCTTATTGACTTGTAA